A stretch of the Clostridium fungisolvens genome encodes the following:
- a CDS encoding DUF1648 domain-containing protein, whose translation MTESFGNGSNKRPILKIPYSNLERILEIISIASIIVVIGMLTACWDRIPQHIATHFGITGEPDGWGSKNTLLIMPIISIFFYVLLTTLSKFPHVFNYVVDINEINARDQYSNARKLMIFIKTELLAYLSIMQYNSLAVALGNTNNLGIVILPLFILTIFGTVVYFVRKSLNYK comes from the coding sequence ATGACTGAATCTTTTGGGAATGGAAGTAATAAAAGGCCTATATTAAAGATACCTTATTCAAATTTAGAAAGAATATTAGAGATAATATCAATTGCATCTATAATTGTAGTAATAGGAATGCTTACAGCCTGTTGGGATAGAATACCACAGCATATAGCTACTCATTTTGGAATAACAGGAGAACCTGATGGCTGGGGTAGTAAGAATACTTTACTTATAATGCCCATAATATCAATATTCTTTTATGTTTTATTGACTACATTGAGTAAGTTTCCTCATGTTTTCAACTATGTAGTTGATATAAATGAGATAAACGCAAGAGATCAATATAGTAATGCGAGAAAACTTATGATTTTTATAAAAACTGAGCTATTGGCCTACCTATCAATAATGCAGTATAATTCCTTAGCAGTAGCATTGGGTAATACAAACAACCTAGGAATAGTCATTTTGCCATTGTTTATATTAACTATATTTGGAACAGTAGTTTATTTTGTTAGAAAGTCATTAAACTATAAATAG
- a CDS encoding DNA topoisomerase III, protein MSKIVVLAEKPSVAREIARVLKCSKKGNGYLEGEKYIITWALGHLVTLADPEAYDDKYKSWKLEDLPMLPEHLKLVIIKQSGKQFNAVKEQLNRKDVTEIVIATDAGREGELVARWIIEKARVNKPIKRLWISSQTDKAILEGFKNLKPGSQYDNLYKAAACRAEADWVVGLNITRALTCKHNAQLTAGRVQSATLAMIVNREEEIKNFKPKDYFNISAKTKGFTLSWRDKNNNGSIFEEDKVNKIISAIKGKEANVVDVMESNKKQFSPALYDLTELQRDANRIFGYSAKQTLSIMQRLYENYKILTYPRTDSRYISNDIVATLPERLKAISISNYRAAATEILNGKINAHKGFVDNSKVSDHHAIIPTEEKVNLAVLSNEERHIYDLVVKRFLAVMLPPYEYVQTTIVTDISGETFVAKGNVIKSKGWKKVYDRVDDLADDEDEKDSQELPVVKKGDKLPILSVDSKKQQTKPPARFNEGTLLSAMEKPHKYVAVDKVSAKTLGETGGIGTVATRADIIEKLYNMFYIEKSGKDIIPTSKGKQLIELVPEELKSPLMTAKWELELDLISKGKKNPKVFTEEMRNYAKELVQDVKGSSDKFRHDNVTGKKCPDCGKYMLEVSGKNGKMLVCQDRECGHRENLSRFTNARCPECHKKLELRGQGEGQIYVCANTNCSFREKATSFNKRFDKKSDKVNKKEVSNIMKKMKKESDAPINNAFADLMSMFGKEE, encoded by the coding sequence ATGAGTAAGATAGTAGTACTAGCAGAAAAACCATCAGTAGCTAGGGAAATTGCAAGAGTTCTAAAGTGTAGCAAGAAAGGTAACGGATATTTAGAAGGAGAAAAATATATAATTACTTGGGCATTGGGACATTTAGTTACCCTTGCAGATCCAGAAGCTTATGATGATAAATATAAAAGTTGGAAATTAGAAGATCTTCCTATGCTTCCAGAACATTTAAAACTTGTGATCATAAAGCAAAGTGGTAAGCAGTTTAATGCCGTTAAAGAGCAGTTAAATAGAAAAGATGTAACTGAAATTGTAATAGCAACCGATGCTGGACGTGAAGGTGAGTTGGTTGCAAGATGGATTATAGAAAAAGCTAGAGTAAACAAGCCTATAAAAAGATTATGGATATCATCTCAAACAGATAAAGCTATATTAGAAGGCTTTAAGAATCTAAAACCAGGATCTCAATATGACAACCTTTATAAAGCAGCTGCCTGTAGAGCAGAGGCGGACTGGGTTGTAGGTCTTAATATAACTAGAGCGCTTACATGTAAGCATAATGCACAGCTCACTGCAGGACGTGTCCAATCAGCTACTTTAGCTATGATAGTAAATCGTGAAGAAGAAATAAAGAATTTTAAGCCAAAAGATTATTTTAATATAAGTGCAAAGACAAAAGGTTTCACTCTTAGCTGGAGAGATAAAAACAACAATGGAAGTATTTTCGAAGAAGATAAGGTAAACAAAATAATTTCAGCTATAAAGGGAAAAGAAGCAAATGTAGTTGATGTAATGGAGAGTAATAAAAAGCAGTTTTCTCCTGCTCTTTATGATCTAACAGAGCTTCAAAGAGATGCAAATAGAATATTTGGATATTCAGCAAAGCAAACTTTATCAATCATGCAGAGATTATATGAAAACTACAAGATACTTACTTATCCTAGAACAGATTCAAGGTATATTTCTAATGATATAGTGGCTACTTTGCCAGAAAGACTTAAAGCTATTTCTATAAGTAATTATAGAGCTGCTGCCACTGAGATTTTAAACGGTAAGATAAATGCTCATAAAGGTTTTGTAGATAATAGCAAGGTTAGTGACCACCATGCCATTATTCCTACAGAAGAAAAAGTTAATCTAGCTGTATTAAGTAATGAAGAAAGACATATCTATGACTTAGTTGTTAAGAGGTTTTTAGCTGTTATGCTGCCTCCATATGAGTATGTACAGACAACAATAGTTACAGATATAAGTGGAGAAACCTTTGTTGCTAAAGGTAATGTAATAAAATCAAAGGGCTGGAAAAAGGTTTATGATAGAGTTGACGATCTTGCAGATGATGAAGATGAAAAAGATAGCCAAGAGCTACCTGTTGTAAAGAAGGGCGATAAACTTCCTATATTGTCAGTTGATAGCAAGAAACAACAAACTAAACCACCAGCAAGATTTAATGAAGGTACTTTACTTTCAGCTATGGAGAAGCCTCATAAGTATGTGGCTGTAGATAAGGTTTCTGCTAAAACTCTAGGGGAAACTGGTGGAATAGGAACAGTTGCTACTAGAGCAGATATAATAGAGAAACTATATAACATGTTTTATATTGAGAAGAGTGGAAAAGATATAATTCCAACTTCAAAGGGAAAGCAGCTTATAGAATTAGTGCCAGAAGAACTTAAGTCACCTTTAATGACTGCTAAGTGGGAGCTTGAGCTTGATCTTATAAGTAAGGGCAAGAAAAATCCTAAGGTTTTCACAGAAGAAATGAGAAACTATGCAAAAGAGCTAGTTCAAGATGTTAAAGGAAGTAGTGATAAGTTTAGGCATGATAATGTTACTGGTAAGAAATGTCCTGATTGTGGCAAGTATATGCTAGAAGTAAGCGGAAAGAACGGAAAGATGCTAGTTTGCCAGGATAGAGAATGTGGTCACAGAGAGAACTTAAGTAGGTTCACAAATGCTAGATGTCCAGAGTGTCACAAAAAGCTTGAACTTAGGGGCCAAGGTGAAGGTCAAATATATGTATGTGCAAATACTAATTGCAGCTTCAGAGAAAAAGCAACTTCCTTTAATAAGAGATTTGATAAGAAATCAGATAAAGTAAATAAAAAAGAAGTTTCAAACATAATGAAGAAGATGAAAAAAGAAAGCGATGCTCCAATAAACAATGCTTTTGCTGATCTTATGTCAATGTTTGGCAAGGAAGAATAG
- a CDS encoding HD domain-containing phosphohydrolase, producing MSGIFLNRKGSYIEKVLSNKTQLSLLANSGQTEIMLQKIDKNTIFFVYPADNSELMEFFYILEGELVLELDGEMVKLKSGDYYFSKDLENKAFFKTITDVQIFYVSDKPVFHLISNKMKDLEYMRNAVEEKDMYTHAHGERVKEYSVKIGEKLLLSNAKITCLNYAAAFHDLGKINVPDEVLKKPGRLTEEEFEYIKKHPKDGEDIVKDTFIKESALGIGQHHERLDGSGYPLGLKGDEICMEAKIIGVADSYDAMTSDRPYRKGMEPGDALKELKALAGKHYDELIISKLEEVLKEEGLI from the coding sequence ATGTCTGGAATATTTTTAAATCGTAAAGGTAGTTATATAGAAAAAGTTTTAAGTAATAAAACGCAGCTTTCATTATTAGCAAATAGTGGACAAACAGAAATTATGCTTCAAAAGATTGATAAAAATACAATCTTTTTTGTATATCCAGCAGATAATTCTGAACTAATGGAGTTTTTTTATATATTAGAAGGTGAGTTGGTATTAGAGCTCGATGGAGAAATGGTAAAACTAAAAAGTGGTGATTATTATTTTTCAAAGGATTTAGAAAATAAGGCTTTTTTCAAGACGATAACCGATGTTCAGATATTTTATGTGAGTGATAAGCCAGTTTTTCACTTAATAAGTAATAAGATGAAGGACTTGGAATATATGAGAAATGCGGTTGAAGAGAAAGATATGTATACTCACGCTCATGGGGAAAGAGTAAAAGAATATTCTGTGAAAATTGGTGAGAAGTTATTATTATCAAATGCAAAGATAACTTGTTTGAATTATGCTGCAGCATTTCATGACTTGGGAAAGATAAATGTTCCAGATGAAGTTCTTAAAAAACCAGGGAGACTCACTGAAGAGGAATTTGAGTACATCAAAAAACATCCTAAGGATGGCGAAGATATAGTAAAGGATACCTTTATAAAAGAATCAGCTCTTGGAATAGGACAGCATCATGAAAGATTAGATGGAAGCGGTTATCCTTTAGGACTAAAGGGTGATGAGATCTGCATGGAAGCTAAAATAATTGGTGTAGCAGATTCTTATGACGCTATGACCTCTGATCGTCCTTATAGAAAAGGGATGGAGCCTGGCGATGCTTTAAAGGAGCTTAAAGCCTTGGCTGGGAAACACTACGATGAGTTGATTATATCTAAGTTAGAAGAAGTTCTTAAAGAAGAAGGTTTAATATAA
- a CDS encoding APC family permease, which produces MNIFRRKTINDFNEATEHSGLKRKLTAFDLAALGIGSVVGTGIFVATGQGAQLAGPAVTISYIVAAIVSALCALTYSELASMFPVSGSTYSYSYVAFGEIIAWIIGWDLILEYLVSAAAVASGWSGTLVGILKDYGIAIPASLTTAPISGGIVDLPAVIITLIITWVLYIGVSESAKINNIIVGIKIFVILVFVVLGITHINVANYHPFAPFGTKGIMTGASIIFFAFIGFDAVSTAAEETKNPKKDVPMGLAICLIAVIVLYIAVSLILTGIVPFKSIDIDNALPGALSTIGITWGSALVGVGAVIGMISTLLVTLYGQVRIFMVMSRDGLLPKRFAKVNKKFGTPGLCTVITGIITAIMAGFLPLGVIMELCNIGTLFAFVLVSIGVVVLRKAMPDIERKFKCPGVPFTPILTVIFCGYLMSFLPIQTWIRFVVWLLLGLIIYFVYGYKNSSLNK; this is translated from the coding sequence TTGAACATATTCAGACGTAAAACAATTAATGATTTTAATGAAGCAACAGAGCATAGTGGTCTTAAAAGAAAACTTACAGCTTTTGATTTGGCTGCTTTAGGTATTGGTTCTGTAGTTGGAACTGGTATATTTGTAGCTACAGGACAAGGTGCTCAGCTTGCTGGACCAGCTGTTACAATATCTTATATAGTTGCAGCTATAGTTAGTGCTTTATGTGCCCTTACTTATTCCGAATTGGCATCGATGTTTCCTGTTTCAGGTAGTACATATTCATACTCCTATGTTGCCTTCGGTGAAATAATAGCTTGGATAATAGGATGGGATTTGATATTAGAATACCTAGTTTCTGCAGCAGCAGTTGCCTCAGGTTGGTCGGGAACCTTAGTTGGTATATTAAAGGATTATGGTATAGCTATCCCAGCTTCGCTAACAACAGCACCTATAAGTGGTGGTATAGTTGATTTACCTGCAGTAATTATAACTCTTATAATTACTTGGGTTTTATACATAGGTGTTTCTGAAAGTGCTAAGATAAATAATATAATAGTAGGAATTAAAATATTCGTAATACTTGTATTTGTGGTATTAGGTATAACTCATATAAACGTGGCAAACTATCATCCTTTTGCACCTTTTGGAACAAAGGGAATAATGACAGGAGCATCAATAATATTCTTCGCATTTATAGGATTTGATGCTGTATCAACTGCAGCGGAAGAAACTAAAAATCCAAAGAAGGATGTACCTATGGGACTTGCTATATGTTTAATAGCGGTAATTGTTCTATATATCGCAGTATCTTTGATATTAACAGGAATAGTACCATTCAAGAGTATAGATATTGACAACGCTTTACCAGGTGCATTATCTACTATAGGTATAACTTGGGGATCAGCTTTAGTTGGTGTTGGAGCTGTAATAGGAATGATATCAACTTTGCTTGTAACACTATATGGACAAGTAAGAATATTTATGGTTATGTCTAGAGATGGATTACTTCCAAAAAGATTTGCAAAGGTAAATAAGAAGTTTGGAACACCAGGCCTTTGTACTGTAATAACAGGCATAATAACTGCTATTATGGCAGGGTTCCTACCACTAGGCGTTATAATGGAACTTTGTAACATTGGAACTTTATTTGCATTCGTTCTAGTTTCCATTGGGGTTGTAGTTTTAAGAAAAGCTATGCCTGATATAGAAAGAAAGTTTAAATGCCCTGGAGTACCATTTACTCCGATATTAACAGTTATATTCTGTGGATATCTTATGTCATTCTTGCCAATTCAAACATGGATAAGATTTGTAGTTTGGCTACTACTAGGATTAATTATATACTTTGTTTATGGTTATAAAAACAGTAGTTTAAATAAATAG
- a CDS encoding YczE/YyaS/YitT family protein, with the protein MIKKIIFTMVRLFFGLFLYAFGLVLAINSNIGLSPWDVFGQGISKTLNITMGHATISVGFVIILINFILGERIGWGTIFNMIFIGEFMDILMLNRLIPISTNFVVSVIMMFCGVMVIALATFLYIGAELGAGPRDGLMVALTRKTNKSVRVVRSIIEIGALVVGYLLGGFVGIGTLIMAFSVGHAVQFIFKLFKFDVSKVKHRYIVDDILFVKNNLY; encoded by the coding sequence ATGATAAAAAAGATAATATTCACAATGGTTAGGCTTTTCTTCGGGCTTTTTTTATATGCCTTTGGACTAGTCTTGGCTATAAACTCTAATATTGGACTATCTCCATGGGATGTTTTTGGTCAAGGAATATCAAAGACCTTAAATATTACTATGGGACATGCAACTATATCAGTAGGTTTTGTTATTATACTGATAAACTTTATTTTAGGTGAGAGAATAGGTTGGGGAACTATATTCAATATGATATTTATAGGAGAGTTCATGGATATCCTAATGCTTAATAGATTAATACCAATCAGCACAAACTTTGTTGTTTCGGTTATTATGATGTTTTGCGGTGTTATGGTTATAGCACTAGCTACCTTCCTTTATATAGGTGCAGAGTTAGGTGCCGGACCAAGAGATGGTCTTATGGTAGCATTGACCAGAAAGACAAATAAATCAGTTAGAGTAGTAAGAAGCATCATAGAAATAGGCGCGCTTGTAGTTGGATACTTGCTAGGCGGATTTGTAGGAATTGGAACGTTGATAATGGCATTTTCAGTTGGTCATGCAGTTCAGTTTATTTTCAAGTTATTTAAATTTGATGTGTCTAAAGTAAAACATAGATATATTGTAGATGATATCCTATTTGTAAAAAATAATCTTTATTAG
- a CDS encoding GTP-binding protein has product MSFVREDMNIVIVGHVDHGKSTIIGRLLADTNSLPEGKLEQVKERCRRNSKPFEYAFLLDALKDEQEQGITIDAARCFFKTDKRDYIIIDAPGHIEFLKNMVTGASRAEVALLVIDANEGIQENSRRHGYLLSMLGIKNVVVLINKMDLVDYSEEVFNNIVKEYTEFLNKIDVEPRYYIPVSGFFGENIVSASEKTPWYSGQSVLDILDGFEKEKLPDDKPFRMPVQAVYKFTGDGDNRRIVAGTIETGRIKVGDEVVFYPSGKKNKVNSIEIFNAEVPESAGAGSAIGFTFTEQIYVKRGEMVTLANEPKPKVGNRIKVNLFWLGRQSMVKGKDYLLKVGTAKVPVRIEEITKVIDASNLENEVKDSIDRHDVAECILRAQKPIAYDLAHEIAQTSRFVIVDNYEIAGGGIILKDLEDDSAWLRDKVIVRNNKWENSSISKEERAEKYGQKQALICITGQKDVGKKSIAKELERKLFNDGRIVYFLGISNVLYGVDADIKHTENDNNEEHLRRLSEVSNILVDSGAIPIVTAVELSRDDIEIIETAVDSDKIIKVWVGEEVTTDLEYDLHIQSYDSVEVAVMKIKALLQDRGIIFKPF; this is encoded by the coding sequence ATGAGTTTTGTCAGAGAAGATATGAATATAGTAATTGTTGGACACGTTGATCATGGAAAGAGTACTATTATAGGAAGACTTTTAGCAGATACAAATTCACTGCCAGAAGGAAAGCTTGAACAGGTTAAAGAAAGATGCAGAAGAAATTCAAAGCCTTTTGAATATGCTTTCCTGCTTGATGCGTTAAAAGATGAGCAAGAGCAAGGTATAACAATTGATGCAGCAAGATGTTTTTTTAAGACTGATAAGAGAGATTATATAATTATAGATGCACCAGGACATATAGAATTCCTGAAGAATATGGTAACAGGAGCTTCAAGAGCAGAGGTTGCTTTGTTAGTAATAGATGCTAATGAGGGGATTCAAGAGAACTCTAGAAGACATGGATACTTGTTATCTATGTTAGGTATAAAAAATGTAGTTGTATTAATCAATAAAATGGATCTTGTAGACTATAGTGAAGAAGTTTTCAACAATATAGTAAAGGAATATACAGAATTCTTAAATAAGATAGATGTTGAACCAAGATATTATATACCAGTAAGTGGATTTTTCGGTGAAAATATAGTATCTGCATCTGAAAAGACACCTTGGTACAGCGGACAATCGGTGTTAGATATTTTAGATGGTTTTGAAAAAGAAAAACTTCCAGATGATAAACCTTTCAGAATGCCAGTACAGGCTGTATATAAGTTTACAGGAGATGGAGACAATAGAAGAATTGTAGCTGGAACTATTGAGACAGGACGCATTAAGGTTGGGGATGAAGTTGTATTCTATCCTTCTGGTAAAAAGAATAAGGTTAATTCTATTGAAATTTTTAATGCAGAGGTACCAGAAAGTGCAGGAGCTGGTTCTGCTATAGGATTCACATTTACTGAGCAAATATACGTAAAAAGAGGAGAAATGGTTACTTTAGCAAATGAGCCTAAACCTAAGGTTGGTAACAGGATAAAGGTTAACCTATTTTGGCTTGGAAGACAATCGATGGTAAAGGGTAAAGATTATCTTTTAAAGGTAGGTACAGCAAAAGTTCCAGTAAGAATTGAAGAAATAACTAAGGTCATAGATGCATCAAATTTAGAAAATGAGGTAAAGGATTCTATAGATAGACATGATGTAGCCGAATGTATACTTAGAGCACAAAAACCAATAGCCTATGATTTAGCTCATGAAATAGCTCAAACAAGCAGATTCGTAATTGTAGATAACTATGAGATAGCTGGAGGAGGAATAATCCTAAAGGATCTTGAAGATGACAGTGCATGGTTAAGAGACAAGGTTATCGTTAGAAACAACAAGTGGGAAAACAGCAGCATTTCAAAGGAAGAAAGAGCAGAAAAATATGGGCAAAAACAAGCTTTAATTTGTATAACAGGGCAAAAGGATGTAGGCAAGAAGTCCATTGCAAAGGAGCTTGAAAGAAAGTTGTTTAATGACGGTAGAATTGTCTATTTCCTAGGTATAAGTAATGTGTTATATGGGGTGGATGCAGACATTAAGCATACAGAAAATGATAACAACGAAGAGCACTTAAGAAGATTATCTGAGGTGTCAAATATCTTAGTTGATTCAGGAGCTATTCCTATTGTGACAGCAGTAGAACTTAGCAGAGATGATATTGAGATAATTGAAACGGCTGTAGACTCTGATAAAATAATAAAGGTTTGGGTAGGAGAAGAGGTAACTACAGATCTTGAATATGATCTTCATATACAAAGTTATGACTCAGTGGAAGTGGCAGTAATGAAGATAAAAGCACTGCTACAAGATAGAGGTATAATCTTTAAACCTTTTTAA
- the cysD gene encoding sulfate adenylyltransferase subunit CysD: MNHLDKLENKSIHILREAYSEFKNLGMLWSIGKDSTVLLWLARKAFFGHVPIPLVHVDTHYKIPEMIQYRDRLALKWKLDMIYGENKEALDKKETFPDGNVTRLECCKRLKTEALTNTLNGSWPRYRMNHDIGKYEIDKNTEPFTGIIVGVRADEEGSRSKERYFSPRDKNNDWDVAEQPPEFWNQYKTDFAPGTHVRIHPLLDWTELDIWEYIKRENIEMVSLYFDQGEGKRYRSLGCYPCTTPVESTAKNVDEIIEELKTGKFANIAERSGRAQDKEDGGGLEELRKNGYM; this comes from the coding sequence TTGAATCATTTAGATAAGTTAGAAAATAAAAGTATTCATATATTAAGAGAGGCATACAGTGAGTTTAAAAACTTAGGGATGCTTTGGTCCATAGGTAAAGACAGTACAGTACTTCTTTGGCTTGCAAGAAAGGCTTTCTTTGGACATGTTCCAATTCCTCTTGTGCATGTAGATACACATTATAAAATACCTGAAATGATACAGTATAGGGATAGGCTAGCATTAAAGTGGAAGCTCGATATGATATACGGAGAAAATAAAGAAGCTCTTGATAAAAAAGAAACCTTTCCAGATGGTAATGTGACTAGATTAGAGTGCTGTAAGAGGCTAAAGACTGAAGCTTTAACTAATACCCTTAATGGTAGTTGGCCAAGATACAGAATGAATCATGATATTGGTAAATATGAGATTGATAAAAATACAGAACCTTTTACTGGAATAATTGTTGGGGTAAGAGCAGATGAAGAGGGAAGTAGATCAAAAGAAAGATACTTCTCACCAAGAGACAAGAATAATGATTGGGATGTAGCAGAGCAACCACCAGAATTCTGGAATCAATATAAAACTGATTTTGCTCCAGGTACTCATGTAAGGATACATCCATTATTAGACTGGACAGAACTTGATATATGGGAATATATAAAAAGAGAAAATATTGAAATGGTATCACTTTATTTTGATCAAGGAGAAGGTAAGAGATATAGGTCTTTAGGCTGCTATCCATGTACTACTCCTGTAGAATCTACAGCAAAAAACGTTGATGAAATAATTGAAGAGCTTAAGACTGGAAAGTTTGCAAACATAGCAGAAAGATCAGGAAGAGCTCAGGATAAAGAAGATGGCGGCGGATTAGAAGAATTAAGAAAGAACGGATATATGTAG
- a CDS encoding 4Fe-4S dicluster domain-containing protein: protein MSIRIDKEKCIRCGKCIKVCPGSLIYKDEDKKAYIKYEDACWGCTACLKECGSSAITYFLGNDIGGAGGAMQVKRDGQYWQWEITDTEDNKHIVRINTKESNKY, encoded by the coding sequence ATGAGCATAAGAATTGATAAAGAAAAATGCATAAGATGTGGAAAATGTATAAAGGTTTGTCCTGGAAGCTTAATCTATAAAGATGAAGACAAAAAAGCTTATATAAAATATGAAGATGCCTGTTGGGGATGTACAGCTTGCTTAAAAGAATGTGGCAGTTCTGCAATCACATATTTCTTAGGAAATGATATTGGAGGAGCTGGAGGAGCAATGCAGGTGAAAAGAGATGGGCAGTACTGGCAATGGGAGATCACAGATACTGAAGACAATAAGCATATTGTAAGGATAAACACAAAAGAATCCAATAAATACTAA
- a CDS encoding adenylyl-sulfate reductase subunit alpha codes for MDFRKEILETDVLVIGGGTAGCFSALTITEKSDLKVIITDKANIKRSGCLAAGVNALNAYIGKGETAESFVEYVKRDSENVIREDLVYSIAKRLNGVTKKIEDMGLPILKDEAGNYIQRGKRSVKINGENIKPLLADEVNKRTNITVLNRVNIVDYLIKENEVVGAIGFSLDEDVIYVIYSKFVICATGGAAGIYKPNNPGFSSHKMWYSPFNTGSGYAMGIKAGAEMTSFEMRFIALRCKDTIAPTGTIAQGVKAEQINSLGESYVSKYGKPNTHIRLYATVMENKIGNGPCYLKTEGISEELDKDLFKAYLNMAPAQTLRWLERSTGPSKENVEIEGTEPYIVGGHTAGGYWIDKDRKTTMKGLYAIGDVAGGSPKKYVTGCFAEAEIAAESIIKNIEGRPTNKLDSEAIEEKTAFIKGFFENEHSKYQIKQVEEMMQAVMDEYAGGISKSYIYNENELNIAAEKIKELMNLAYTLKAEDLHQLMFIFEIIDRLYVSKVLIEHLRARKETRWRCYQENENYPNRDDKHWMKYVNSIYKNGTVDIIFRDLVGRDESYEHKN; via the coding sequence TTGGATTTTAGAAAGGAAATATTAGAAACAGATGTATTAGTAATCGGAGGGGGAACTGCAGGATGTTTCAGTGCTCTAACCATTACTGAAAAGTCTGATTTAAAAGTTATAATTACTGATAAAGCTAATATAAAGAGAAGCGGATGTCTTGCCGCAGGAGTTAATGCACTTAATGCATATATAGGAAAAGGTGAGACTGCTGAATCCTTTGTTGAGTATGTAAAAAGAGATTCAGAAAATGTAATAAGAGAAGACTTAGTTTATAGTATTGCCAAGAGATTGAATGGTGTAACTAAGAAGATTGAAGATATGGGACTTCCTATATTAAAAGATGAAGCTGGTAACTATATTCAAAGAGGTAAGAGAAGCGTAAAAATAAATGGTGAAAATATTAAACCTCTTTTAGCTGATGAAGTAAATAAAAGAACTAATATAACTGTTTTAAATAGAGTGAATATAGTTGACTACCTTATTAAAGAGAATGAAGTAGTTGGGGCTATTGGGTTCTCATTAGATGAAGATGTTATATATGTTATCTATTCAAAGTTTGTAATATGTGCCACAGGAGGTGCCGCTGGAATATATAAGCCTAATAATCCAGGTTTCTCGAGCCATAAGATGTGGTACAGTCCTTTTAATACTGGTTCAGGTTATGCGATGGGAATAAAAGCCGGAGCAGAAATGACTTCTTTTGAAATGAGATTTATAGCTTTAAGATGCAAAGACACTATAGCACCTACTGGAACAATAGCACAAGGGGTAAAGGCTGAACAGATTAACTCCTTAGGAGAAAGTTATGTATCAAAGTACGGAAAACCTAATACTCATATAAGGCTGTATGCAACTGTTATGGAAAATAAGATTGGAAATGGACCATGCTATTTAAAGACTGAGGGTATCTCGGAAGAATTAGACAAAGATTTATTTAAGGCTTATTTAAATATGGCGCCAGCTCAAACCTTAAGATGGCTTGAGAGGTCTACAGGTCCATCTAAAGAAAATGTAGAGATTGAAGGAACTGAACCTTATATAGTTGGTGGACATACTGCAGGCGGTTATTGGATAGATAAGGATAGAAAGACGACAATGAAAGGTCTATATGCTATAGGTGATGTAGCAGGTGGAAGTCCAAAGAAATACGTTACAGGATGTTTTGCTGAAGCAGAGATAGCAGCTGAATCTATAATTAAAAATATAGAGGGTAGACCAACCAATAAATTAGATAGTGAAGCTATAGAAGAGAAGACAGCTTTTATAAAGGGCTTCTTTGAAAATGAACATTCTAAGTACCAAATAAAACAAGTTGAAGAAATGATGCAAGCTGTTATGGATGAGTATGCTGGAGGTATATCAAAATCCTATATATATAATGAAAATGAACTAAACATTGCAGCAGAGAAGATAAAAGAATTAATGAATTTAGCATACACACTTAAAGCTGAAGACTTACATCAGTTAATGTTTATCTTTGAAATAATAGATAGGTTATATGTTTCTAAAGTTCTTATTGAGCATCTAAGAGCAAGAAAAGAAACTAGATGGAGATGTTATCAGGAAAATGAGAATTATCCAAATAGAGATGATAAGCATTGGATGAAGTATGTAAATTCCATTTATAAAAACGGCACAGTAGATATTATATTTAGAGATTTAGTTGGAAGGGATGAATCATATGAGCATAAGAATTGA